In Opitutus sp., one genomic interval encodes:
- the msrB gene encoding peptide-methionine (R)-S-oxide reductase MsrB, producing the protein MSKTTVQRTDEEWKQLLTPIQFKVARQQGTEPPFSNTYWNHHEDGVYFSVCSDTPLFDSRDKFDSGTGWPSFTRPIEPLFIKEQTDVSYGMSRTEVHVANDGAHLGHVFPDGPKPTGKRYCINSASLRFMPRKEYDTWVAQHKTTAATPAPVKPTTEKP; encoded by the coding sequence ATGTCCAAAACCACCGTGCAACGCACCGACGAGGAGTGGAAACAGTTGCTCACGCCGATTCAGTTTAAAGTCGCCCGCCAGCAGGGCACCGAGCCGCCTTTCTCCAACACCTATTGGAATCACCACGAAGACGGCGTCTATTTCTCGGTTTGCAGCGACACCCCGCTGTTCGACAGTCGCGACAAATTCGACAGCGGCACCGGTTGGCCCAGTTTCACCCGGCCCATCGAGCCGCTCTTTATTAAAGAGCAGACCGACGTGAGCTACGGCATGAGCCGCACGGAAGTGCATGTGGCCAACGACGGCGCCCACCTAGGCCACGTTTTCCCCGACGGCCCCAAGCCCACCGGAAAACGCTACTGCATCAACTCGGCCTCGCTCCGCTTCATGCCGCGCAAGGAGTACGACACGTGGGTGGCCCAGCATAAAACCACCGCCGCCACCCCCGCACCCGTCAAACCGACCACGGAAAAACCCTAA
- the msrA gene encoding peptide-methionine (S)-S-oxide reductase MsrA — protein sequence MRLPLLLAAFSLAQLAAPTGRADSLVLGGGCFWCLDATYKLKGGVTTVTCGYAGGTLENPTYAQIGRGDTGHAEVVKIDYDPAQITLAELLGFFWKVHNPTQVGGQGNDHGSQYRSIILYADAAQKAAAEQARAQAAATFTQPITTEIVPLVRFWPAEDYHQDYFAKNPNAGYCTYVIKPKVDKLKKGLAPRP from the coding sequence ATGCGCCTGCCCCTACTTCTTGCTGCCTTCAGCCTCGCCCAACTCGCCGCGCCCACGGGCCGGGCCGACTCTCTGGTTCTGGGCGGCGGCTGTTTTTGGTGCCTCGATGCCACCTACAAACTCAAGGGGGGCGTGACGACGGTGACCTGCGGTTATGCCGGCGGCACTTTGGAGAACCCGACCTATGCCCAAATCGGTCGTGGTGACACCGGTCACGCCGAGGTGGTCAAAATCGACTACGACCCGGCTCAAATCACGCTTGCGGAGCTGCTCGGATTTTTCTGGAAAGTCCACAACCCCACGCAGGTGGGCGGCCAGGGCAACGACCACGGCAGCCAGTACCGCTCGATTATCCTCTACGCGGACGCCGCGCAAAAAGCCGCCGCCGAACAAGCCCGCGCGCAAGCCGCCGCCACCTTCACCCAACCCATCACCACGGAGATCGTGCCGCTCGTGCGCTTCTGGCCGGCCGAGGATTACCACCAGGACTACTTCGCCAAAAACCCGAATGCGGGCTATTGCACCTACGTGATCAAGCCCAAGGTGGATAAACTCAAAAAAGGCCTCGCACCCCGACCCTGA
- a CDS encoding GreA/GreB family elongation factor, producing the protein MNSEAVSALIAKNPLLKASKAQLEAMEPGSYGIHRSWGFGQIKSYDESSQKLIIDFNNKKGHPMDPAFCIGTLQILPANHLLVRKQTEPSAITKLIAEDPAQLLVDGLQAYPNNAATAIEIEITLAQVVGEEKFKKWWSAAKKAIAKDPRIAVPAKKTECYVLREVPVSAEDEIIEQFNATRSARRRIALAEDLVAASGSKEVKGDLNVILAGLTESVKESNQLDTAERLYGAFVRDALAKQVGVDPATLVPSQAELIGNTRDLVSIAEKIPVQFQGRFLDLVKDTHPIEYRDAAFTLLKTSQGKFTTECINFLVEHGHSDELAASLKRWQIEQNLRAPVLLWIVKNRHSKKFAKLLNDLITPRLLSAVFFAIDYEALQAASARRIPLGDILSEDTDLIADLLSTADPETARDLANALMLNQGFEELTKKSLLARFIKIFPGIQSIVAKDAESTEEQILVSRESYEIKRVEYETIVSKKIPENSKAIATAREHGDLKENSEYKMAKQDQTILMAQKSQLERELSRARITDFKEATVEQVSVGSVIEVSVTSTGKTAKYTLLGAWDSVPEKNILAYKTPLGLGLLGKKVGDSVKVKIGTSEETYTLKSIGRYIDSR; encoded by the coding sequence ATGAACTCGGAAGCCGTCTCTGCGCTCATCGCCAAAAATCCCCTGCTCAAGGCCTCCAAAGCCCAACTCGAAGCCATGGAACCCGGTTCCTACGGCATCCATCGCAGTTGGGGTTTCGGCCAGATCAAGTCCTATGACGAGTCTTCACAAAAGCTCATCATCGACTTCAACAACAAGAAGGGCCACCCGATGGACCCTGCGTTCTGCATTGGCACGCTCCAGATCCTCCCCGCCAACCACCTTCTGGTTCGCAAGCAGACTGAGCCCTCCGCCATCACCAAGCTGATCGCCGAGGATCCCGCACAGTTGCTGGTGGACGGTCTTCAGGCCTACCCCAATAACGCCGCCACCGCCATCGAGATTGAAATCACCCTCGCCCAAGTCGTCGGCGAAGAAAAATTCAAAAAATGGTGGTCCGCCGCCAAGAAGGCCATCGCCAAGGACCCTCGTATTGCCGTTCCCGCCAAGAAGACCGAGTGCTACGTGCTGCGCGAAGTCCCCGTTTCCGCCGAAGACGAAATCATTGAGCAGTTCAACGCCACCCGTTCGGCCCGTCGCCGTATCGCCTTGGCCGAAGATCTGGTCGCCGCCTCCGGTTCCAAAGAGGTCAAGGGCGACCTCAATGTCATCCTCGCCGGTCTCACCGAGTCGGTTAAAGAGTCCAACCAGCTCGACACAGCCGAGCGTCTGTATGGCGCCTTCGTGCGCGATGCCCTCGCCAAACAGGTCGGCGTCGATCCCGCCACCCTCGTTCCGTCGCAGGCCGAACTGATCGGCAACACCCGCGACTTGGTTTCCATTGCTGAGAAGATCCCGGTTCAGTTCCAAGGCCGCTTCCTCGATCTCGTCAAGGACACCCACCCGATCGAATATCGCGACGCCGCCTTTACGCTCCTCAAGACTTCGCAAGGCAAGTTCACCACCGAATGCATCAACTTCCTCGTTGAGCACGGCCACTCCGACGAGCTCGCCGCCTCACTCAAGCGTTGGCAGATCGAGCAGAATCTGCGCGCGCCCGTCCTCCTGTGGATCGTCAAGAACCGCCACTCGAAGAAGTTCGCCAAACTGCTCAACGACCTGATCACCCCGCGCTTGCTCAGCGCCGTGTTCTTCGCAATCGACTACGAGGCGCTGCAAGCCGCTAGCGCCCGTCGTATCCCGCTCGGTGATATCCTCTCCGAGGATACCGATCTGATCGCCGACCTGCTTTCCACCGCCGATCCTGAGACAGCCCGCGATCTGGCCAACGCGCTCATGCTCAATCAGGGCTTCGAGGAGCTGACCAAGAAGTCCCTGCTCGCCCGCTTCATCAAGATATTCCCCGGCATTCAGTCCATCGTGGCTAAGGACGCGGAGTCCACCGAGGAGCAGATCCTCGTTTCCCGCGAGAGCTACGAGATCAAGCGCGTCGAGTACGAGACCATCGTCTCCAAGAAGATCCCGGAAAACTCCAAGGCCATCGCCACCGCCCGCGAGCACGGCGACTTGAAGGAAAACTCCGAATACAAGATGGCCAAACAGGACCAAACGATCCTCATGGCGCAGAAGTCCCAGCTGGAGCGCGAACTCAGCCGCGCCCGCATCACCGACTTCAAGGAAGCCACCGTTGAGCAGGTCAGCGTGGGCAGCGTGATCGAGGTCTCGGTGACCTCCACGGGCAAGACCGCCAAGTACACGCTACTCGGCGCCTGGGACAGCGTTCCAGAGAAGAACATCCTCGCCTACAAGACCCCGCTCGGCCTCGGCTTGCTGGGCAAAAAAGTCGGCGACAGCGTCAAGGTAAAGATCGGTACCTCCGAGGAAACCTACACCCTCAAGTCCATCGGTCGCTACATCGACAGCCGCTAA
- the tsaD gene encoding tRNA (adenosine(37)-N6)-threonylcarbamoyltransferase complex transferase subunit TsaD has translation MILAIESSCDETAVALFDPTTGLMGEWIHSQIALHGRYGGVVPDLATREHLRNLGPLLERVRESAGFDRITQVAVTQGPGLAGCLAIGVAAAKSLALACRVPLLAVNHLRGHVFSPFIGVHAEAPAEFSARMEALLPHLGLVVSGGNTLLFTLDRARRIQVVSSTKDDAAGEALDKGAKLLGLGYPGGPLIEQRALRGNPAAFDFPRGIGPRSDLDFSFSGLKTSLRYQLEKMTPAEVESRMDDLCASYQQAVVDALVRKTTLALARESFRSLGLSGGVANNQTLRAALGRVAKADGIPLLAAQPKHTGDNAGMIAFAAWVDPTVQPVEPLGLLCIEPGLALG, from the coding sequence ATGATCCTCGCCATAGAAAGTTCCTGCGACGAAACCGCCGTCGCCTTGTTTGACCCCACCACCGGTTTGATGGGCGAGTGGATTCACAGTCAGATCGCGCTTCACGGCCGTTACGGTGGCGTGGTGCCCGACCTGGCGACCCGCGAACACCTGCGCAACCTCGGCCCGCTGCTTGAGCGCGTGCGGGAGTCGGCCGGCTTTGACCGCATCACGCAGGTGGCCGTTACCCAGGGTCCGGGCTTGGCGGGATGTCTGGCGATTGGCGTGGCGGCGGCGAAGTCCCTTGCGTTGGCGTGCCGTGTGCCGCTGCTCGCGGTGAACCATTTGCGCGGCCACGTTTTTTCGCCGTTCATCGGCGTGCACGCGGAGGCACCGGCGGAATTTTCCGCCCGCATGGAGGCGTTGTTGCCGCACCTCGGGCTGGTGGTTTCCGGGGGTAATACGCTGTTGTTCACCTTGGATCGGGCGAGGCGTATCCAAGTGGTTTCCTCGACCAAGGATGACGCGGCGGGCGAGGCGCTCGACAAGGGCGCCAAGCTGCTCGGGCTCGGCTACCCGGGCGGTCCGCTGATTGAACAACGCGCGCTGCGCGGCAACCCGGCGGCGTTTGATTTTCCGCGTGGAATCGGCCCACGCAGCGACCTCGACTTTAGCTTTTCAGGGCTCAAAACGAGCCTGCGTTACCAGTTGGAAAAGATGACGCCGGCTGAGGTTGAGTCGCGCATGGACGACTTGTGCGCGAGTTACCAGCAGGCGGTGGTGGATGCGTTGGTACGTAAGACGACGCTGGCGTTGGCGCGTGAGTCCTTCCGCAGCCTAGGTTTGTCCGGCGGAGTGGCCAACAACCAGACGTTGCGCGCCGCGCTGGGCCGAGTGGCGAAAGCCGACGGGATTCCGCTGCTGGCGGCGCAGCCCAAGCACACCGGCGACAACGCGGGTATGATCGCCTTTGCGGCTTGGGTTGATCCGACGGTGCAGCCGGTTGAGCCTCTGGGCTTGCTGTGCATTGAGCCCGGATTGGCGTTGGGTTGA
- a CDS encoding S41 family peptidase, with translation MLKRILVIAAGVLLGALLSVGSARVAAAWGFWPNRELDQSSRYVREVLSAVNDNYVDADKVAFPKLTEAALRGMLDSLDPHSEYMNARDYKKLEEDISSEFGGIGVQVEMRNGKVVVIAPIAGTPGAKAGILRGDVFLSVDGVKLEKPALDEVIGRLRGKPGTQVRVGFTRPSTSKDFEVTLKRERIKVESVREVHLRPDGIGYLEITQFGERTSEEFIGALNTLNAQGMRALIIDLRDNPGGLLTAAVEVAEPFFTKGELIVYTQGRKTQDRDEYRATAPEAPLTLPLAVLINGGSASAAEIVSGALKDTRRAVVVGERSFGKGSVQTILPLRQGEGLRLTTARYYTPSGVTLHEKGVVPDVEVVMSSVEDDSARIQRSRDDVVDPVEFKERFSIERTPDRQLDAAVAVLQASILLEIRGDRPAAAPLAAKKP, from the coding sequence ATGCTCAAACGCATTCTCGTGATCGCCGCCGGCGTGTTGCTCGGCGCCTTGCTCTCCGTGGGCTCGGCGCGGGTGGCTGCGGCCTGGGGTTTTTGGCCCAATCGCGAGCTCGATCAATCATCCCGCTACGTCCGCGAGGTGCTCAGCGCGGTCAACGATAACTACGTGGACGCCGACAAGGTGGCCTTTCCCAAGTTAACCGAGGCGGCGCTGCGCGGGATGCTCGATTCGCTGGATCCGCATTCCGAGTACATGAACGCGCGTGACTACAAAAAGCTGGAGGAGGACATCAGCAGCGAGTTCGGCGGCATCGGCGTTCAGGTTGAGATGCGCAACGGCAAGGTCGTGGTCATCGCGCCCATCGCCGGCACTCCGGGGGCCAAGGCGGGCATCCTGCGCGGCGACGTTTTTTTAAGTGTCGACGGGGTGAAGCTGGAAAAGCCGGCTCTCGACGAGGTGATCGGCCGGTTGCGCGGCAAACCCGGAACGCAGGTGCGGGTTGGGTTCACGCGCCCGTCGACGTCCAAGGACTTCGAGGTAACGCTGAAGCGCGAGCGCATCAAGGTGGAGAGCGTGCGCGAGGTGCACCTGCGCCCCGACGGTATCGGGTATTTGGAGATCACCCAATTTGGCGAGCGCACCAGTGAGGAATTTATCGGGGCTTTGAATACGCTGAACGCCCAGGGCATGCGTGCGCTCATCATCGATCTGCGCGATAACCCGGGCGGGCTGCTCACGGCGGCGGTCGAGGTGGCCGAGCCGTTTTTTACCAAGGGCGAATTGATCGTCTACACGCAGGGGCGCAAAACACAGGACCGCGACGAGTACCGTGCCACCGCGCCCGAGGCCCCTTTGACGCTGCCGCTGGCCGTGTTGATCAACGGCGGTAGCGCCAGTGCTGCCGAAATCGTCTCCGGTGCACTCAAGGACACGCGCCGCGCCGTGGTCGTTGGCGAGCGTTCCTTCGGCAAGGGCTCCGTGCAAACCATCCTGCCGCTGCGCCAAGGCGAGGGACTGCGGCTCACCACTGCACGTTACTACACACCGAGCGGGGTAACGCTCCACGAAAAGGGCGTCGTTCCCGACGTGGAAGTGGTCATGTCGAGCGTCGAGGATGACAGCGCACGCATCCAGCGTTCGCGCGACGACGTGGTGGATCCTGTGGAGTTCAAGGAGCGTTTCAGTATCGAACGCACGCCCGATCGCCAGTTGGACGCCGCAGTTGCCGTGCTCCAGGCCTCCATCCTTTTAGAAATCCGCGGTGACCGGCCCGCCGCCGCGCCGCTTGCAGCCAAAAAACCATGA
- a CDS encoding SAM-dependent methyltransferase, which produces MGSSATTSPAFAAAFLARSGPDGVLSFADFMELALYHPQLGYYRQDRTRVGYAPGTDFYTASSSGPVFGEMVAAACVALLGGEARAREHAFVEIGAEAGAGVLAGVAHPFASARTVRVGEAQQLAGPCVVFSNELFDAQPLRRFIRRGETWRELGVQLRGDQLHEIELAETNASWLPPDASEGNVFDAPRAAAELATAIAAQPWTGLFVAFDYGKSFAELATATPAGTARAYFQHTQSNELLARAGEQDLTGHVCWDWLQAALDTAGCTGSRVESQEAFFIHHAGAFLAHAMAAEATRVSPRKLALLQLLHPSHLGQKFQVLHARR; this is translated from the coding sequence ATGGGATCATCCGCCACGACTTCACCTGCCTTCGCCGCCGCCTTTCTTGCCCGCTCCGGGCCCGACGGAGTCCTGTCGTTCGCCGATTTCATGGAGCTGGCGCTCTACCACCCGCAGCTCGGCTATTACCGGCAGGATCGCACGCGTGTCGGTTATGCACCCGGCACGGACTTCTACACGGCCAGCTCCTCGGGGCCGGTCTTTGGCGAGATGGTCGCGGCGGCGTGCGTTGCGCTCCTTGGCGGAGAAGCTCGGGCCCGTGAGCACGCGTTCGTGGAAATCGGCGCGGAAGCCGGTGCCGGAGTGCTGGCGGGAGTCGCCCACCCCTTCGCCTCGGCGCGAACCGTGCGCGTGGGAGAGGCGCAACAACTCGCCGGGCCCTGCGTGGTGTTCTCCAACGAACTCTTCGATGCCCAGCCCCTACGCCGTTTTATACGTCGCGGTGAAACCTGGCGTGAACTCGGCGTGCAGTTGCGCGGCGACCAGTTGCACGAAATCGAGCTGGCCGAGACCAACGCGTCTTGGCTCCCGCCCGATGCCAGCGAGGGCAACGTCTTTGACGCGCCCCGTGCCGCGGCCGAACTCGCCACCGCTATCGCCGCGCAACCGTGGACGGGCCTCTTCGTGGCCTTCGACTACGGCAAATCCTTCGCCGAGCTGGCCACCGCCACGCCGGCGGGGACGGCGCGCGCGTATTTCCAGCACACTCAATCCAACGAACTGCTTGCACGAGCCGGGGAGCAGGATCTCACCGGACACGTCTGCTGGGATTGGTTGCAGGCCGCGCTGGACACGGCGGGCTGCACCGGCAGTCGAGTGGAGTCCCAAGAGGCGTTTTTCATTCATCACGCTGGAGCGTTTCTCGCTCACGCGATGGCGGCGGAAGCCACGCGCGTGAGCCCGCGCAAACTCGCGCTGCTGCAGCTGCTGCATCCCTCGCATTTAGGCCAAAAATTCCAGGTGCTGCACGCTAGACGATAG
- the rpmB gene encoding 50S ribosomal protein L28, with amino-acid sequence MARICAITGKRPTVGSIIHRKGQSKKSGGIGTHITSITSRKFRPNLQKIRIRTANGGTKRVLVSVKAIKAGLVEKV; translated from the coding sequence ATGGCTAGAATCTGCGCAATCACCGGCAAACGTCCCACCGTGGGATCCATCATTCACCGCAAGGGTCAGTCGAAGAAAAGCGGCGGCATCGGCACGCACATCACCTCGATCACCTCCCGTAAGTTCCGTCCGAACTTGCAAAAGATCCGCATCCGGACCGCCAATGGCGGCACCAAGCGCGTTCTCGTTTCGGTCAAGGCCATCAAGGCCGGCCTCGTCGAGAAGGTCTAA
- a CDS encoding ISL3 family transposase, translating to MSISAHEHYRRLLLLPEPWEVTKVEEDILGLNVTVWLRWPDGAKVPCPVCGQLMPIYDRMKERSWRHRDVMQYRLELRCAVPRCDCEEHGVKTMHVPWAEPGSRFTSLFESFAVAVIASSRSLSQAAELLGLHWDSVQRIIDQAVERGLARRNLDGITRVGLDEKSFLRGQSYVSLMTDLTGRRVLDVVPGRDTGSGLKLWASLSKEQIDGIEAVAMDMGASFIAATHQAAPNADIVHDRFHVSKPMNEAVDHTRRDEAAELAAKGDDILKRTRFLWLHGIVPDDRKEHFEALLESNLRTAKAWAYKEQLVEFWGQPNADAGNTFFQLWYRSVMSSRLPRVKKVAKSLKAHLAGLLTYFKHRISNALTEGFNSKIQAIKADARGFRKFENYRTRILFFCGKLDLEPNFPPALTHSIP from the coding sequence ATGAGCATAAGCGCACATGAACATTACCGGCGGTTGCTGTTGCTGCCGGAACCGTGGGAAGTAACCAAAGTGGAGGAAGACATTCTCGGACTAAACGTGACGGTCTGGTTACGATGGCCAGACGGGGCCAAGGTGCCGTGCCCAGTGTGCGGTCAGTTGATGCCTATTTACGACCGAATGAAGGAGCGGAGTTGGCGTCACCGTGATGTGATGCAATATCGACTCGAACTGCGGTGCGCGGTGCCCCGCTGCGATTGCGAGGAGCATGGTGTTAAAACGATGCACGTGCCGTGGGCCGAACCAGGCTCGCGGTTCACCTCGCTTTTTGAAAGCTTTGCCGTGGCCGTGATCGCCTCTAGCCGATCGCTAAGCCAAGCCGCCGAGTTGCTGGGACTTCATTGGGATAGTGTACAACGTATAATCGATCAGGCTGTTGAGCGAGGCTTGGCGCGGCGAAACCTCGACGGCATCACCCGAGTTGGCTTAGACGAAAAGAGTTTTTTGCGCGGTCAAAGCTACGTTTCATTGATGACCGATCTCACCGGTCGGCGGGTACTGGACGTGGTTCCAGGCCGGGATACAGGGAGTGGGTTAAAGCTTTGGGCATCATTATCAAAGGAGCAAATTGACGGGATTGAAGCCGTCGCGATGGACATGGGTGCATCCTTCATCGCCGCCACCCACCAGGCCGCGCCCAACGCTGACATCGTTCACGACCGCTTTCATGTTTCAAAGCCTATGAACGAGGCGGTCGATCATACCCGCCGGGATGAGGCCGCTGAACTCGCTGCCAAAGGCGATGACATCTTAAAACGCACTCGCTTTCTTTGGCTGCATGGCATCGTTCCTGATGACCGCAAAGAGCACTTCGAGGCGCTGCTGGAGTCCAATCTTCGTACGGCCAAGGCATGGGCTTATAAAGAGCAGCTGGTCGAGTTTTGGGGACAACCCAACGCCGATGCGGGTAATACTTTCTTCCAGCTGTGGTATCGCTCGGTTATGAGTAGCCGCCTGCCCAGAGTCAAAAAAGTAGCAAAGTCACTAAAAGCCCATCTGGCCGGATTACTGACTTACTTTAAGCACCGTATTTCGAATGCACTCACCGAGGGTTTTAATTCAAAAATCCAAGCAATTAAAGCCGATGCTCGTGGCTTCCGTAAGTTCGAAAACTATCGCACCCGTATTCTTTTCTTTTGTGGTAAACTCGACCTCGAGCCTAATTTCCCCCCAGCCCTAACCCACAGTATTCCGTGA
- a CDS encoding U32 family peptidase: MRPELLAPAGDWECVRAAVENGADAVYFGLERFNARMRAKNFTQADLPAIMEFLHKRGVRGYVTFNVLVFTAELPDAEDYLRTIIASGVDAAIVQDIGICRLIRKISPDFPIHGSTQMTVTGDAGVAFARDLGAELVVLARENSIKEIEAIQAAQRASALTPLPLEVFVHGALCVAYSGQCLTSESLGGRSANRGECAQACRLPYDLISDGQVVPLGDRKYLLSPQDLAGLDVLPELVKAGVASLKIEGRLKSPEYVASITRVYRQALDKIFAELAAAGNVPFDSARARYELSMTFSRGLYTGWFNGIQNQELAHGRFGTKRGVLLGTISRVGDDHVAIRLESALKPGDGVVFDAGNHAAGEEGGRVYQVEPQRARDGQAAETVLRFGHGDINFRKIRPGNLLWKNNDPALDRELRTTFEGEKIRFTRPVDIAVHGHAGTPLTLILNDREGHVVQLDSQVLLAPAQNQPLTQQRLEDQLGRLGGTPFQLGVLTAHLEGAVMLPMSELNRLRRDASTELDRLRGQPKRWTLNAVAKTEADAGRISTEPTSSPAVLAPIAKAVNAPDRAGLIIVVRSLEQLDATLVAGGFADIYCEFENPKHYRDAVQRFRLWQAGPGAPLATSGAPLQAPAIWVAPPRIFKPGEEWILNQVRSSEADGYLVRNHEHLRFFKADRKRGDFSLNVANPLTAEYFIKNYGLERVTASYDLNVFQLESLLQAAPGAWFDLTIHQHMPMFHMEHCVFCAFLSKGKDYHDCGRPCEKHAVALRDRVGAELPLKADAGCRNTVYNNRAQTGAEYFQRFFDLGARHFRVEFVNEGGAEVTRTLAHYKKLLNAEINGADLWRELKLLNQLGVTRGQMETAPQLIFKKR, from the coding sequence ATGCGCCCCGAGCTACTTGCACCCGCCGGCGACTGGGAATGCGTGCGCGCCGCCGTCGAGAACGGTGCCGACGCGGTATACTTCGGCCTCGAACGGTTCAACGCCCGCATGCGGGCCAAAAACTTCACCCAGGCCGACCTGCCCGCCATCATGGAATTTCTCCATAAGCGCGGCGTGCGCGGCTACGTTACCTTTAACGTCCTCGTCTTCACCGCCGAACTGCCCGACGCCGAGGACTACCTGCGCACCATCATCGCTTCTGGAGTCGATGCAGCCATCGTCCAGGACATCGGCATCTGCCGACTCATCCGTAAAATTTCCCCCGATTTCCCCATCCACGGCTCGACGCAGATGACCGTGACCGGCGACGCCGGCGTGGCCTTCGCCCGTGATCTTGGCGCCGAACTCGTCGTGCTCGCGCGCGAAAACTCGATCAAGGAAATCGAGGCTATTCAGGCGGCCCAACGCGCCTCCGCCCTGACTCCGCTGCCCCTTGAAGTCTTCGTCCACGGGGCGCTCTGTGTCGCCTATTCCGGCCAATGCCTGACCAGTGAATCGCTCGGCGGGCGTTCCGCCAACCGCGGTGAATGCGCCCAGGCCTGCCGCCTGCCCTACGATCTCATTTCCGACGGCCAAGTCGTCCCACTCGGCGACCGCAAATACCTGCTCAGCCCACAGGACCTCGCCGGCCTAGACGTGCTGCCCGAGTTGGTTAAGGCGGGCGTGGCCTCGCTTAAAATCGAAGGCCGCCTCAAGTCCCCCGAGTACGTTGCCAGCATCACCCGCGTTTACCGCCAGGCGCTCGACAAAATCTTTGCCGAGCTGGCGGCTGCCGGCAACGTGCCGTTCGACTCCGCGCGCGCCCGCTACGAACTCTCGATGACGTTCTCGCGCGGCCTCTACACCGGCTGGTTTAACGGTATCCAAAATCAGGAGCTCGCCCACGGCCGCTTCGGAACCAAGCGCGGCGTTCTTCTTGGGACCATTTCACGCGTCGGCGACGACCATGTCGCCATCCGCCTTGAGAGCGCCCTCAAGCCCGGCGACGGGGTCGTGTTCGATGCCGGCAACCACGCCGCAGGCGAGGAGGGCGGCCGCGTTTACCAAGTCGAGCCCCAGCGCGCGCGCGACGGCCAAGCGGCGGAAACCGTCCTGCGCTTCGGTCATGGCGACATTAACTTCCGCAAGATCCGCCCTGGGAATTTGCTATGGAAAAACAACGATCCCGCGCTCGACCGCGAGTTGCGCACCACCTTTGAAGGCGAAAAAATCCGCTTCACCCGCCCCGTTGATATCGCGGTCCACGGCCACGCCGGCACCCCGCTCACCCTGATTTTAAACGACCGCGAGGGCCACGTGGTGCAGCTCGACAGCCAGGTCCTGCTCGCTCCCGCCCAGAACCAGCCGCTCACCCAGCAACGCCTCGAAGACCAGCTCGGGCGCCTCGGCGGCACGCCCTTTCAACTCGGCGTGCTCACCGCGCACCTCGAAGGCGCAGTGATGTTGCCCATGAGCGAACTCAACCGCTTACGCCGCGACGCCTCCACCGAACTCGATCGCCTGCGCGGCCAGCCCAAGCGCTGGACGCTCAATGCCGTGGCGAAAACGGAGGCGGACGCCGGTCGAATCTCCACCGAACCCACCAGCAGCCCCGCCGTGCTCGCGCCGATCGCCAAGGCCGTAAACGCACCCGACCGCGCAGGCCTGATCATCGTCGTGCGCAGCTTGGAACAACTCGACGCCACCCTCGTCGCCGGCGGTTTCGCCGACATCTACTGCGAGTTCGAAAACCCCAAGCACTACCGCGATGCGGTCCAGCGCTTCCGCCTTTGGCAGGCCGGTCCGGGCGCGCCACTCGCCACGTCCGGCGCGCCGCTTCAGGCGCCCGCGATCTGGGTCGCCCCACCGCGCATCTTCAAACCGGGTGAAGAATGGATCCTCAACCAGGTGCGCTCGTCGGAGGCGGACGGCTACTTGGTGCGCAACCACGAGCACCTGCGCTTCTTCAAAGCCGACCGTAAACGCGGCGACTTTTCCCTCAACGTCGCCAACCCGCTCACCGCCGAGTATTTCATTAAAAACTACGGCTTGGAGCGCGTGACCGCCAGCTACGACCTCAACGTCTTCCAGCTGGAGTCGCTCCTGCAGGCGGCGCCGGGCGCCTGGTTCGATTTGACGATCCACCAGCACATGCCGATGTTTCACATGGAGCACTGCGTCTTCTGCGCCTTCCTATCGAAAGGCAAAGACTACCATGATTGCGGCCGGCCCTGCGAAAAACACGCGGTTGCCCTGCGCGACCGCGTCGGCGCCGAGTTGCCGCTCAAGGCCGACGCCGGCTGCCGCAATACCGTTTACAACAACCGCGCCCAAACCGGTGCGGAGTACTTCCAGCGCTTCTTCGACCTGGGTGCACGCCACTTCCGCGTGGAATTCGTGAACGAAGGCGGCGCCGAGGTGACTCGCACCCTCGCCCACTACAAAAAACTCCTGAACGCCGAAATCAACGGGGCCGACCTGTGGCGGGAGCTGAAACTGCTCAACCAGCTAGGTGTAACCCGCGGCCAGATGGAAACGGCCCCCCAGTTGATTTTCAAAAAAAGATAG